The proteins below come from a single Hyperolius riggenbachi isolate aHypRig1 chromosome 8, aHypRig1.pri, whole genome shotgun sequence genomic window:
- the LOC137528249 gene encoding NTPase KAP family P-loop domain-containing protein 1-like translates to MVRPGFRTKDDVYCFSLAKALYYVVSPVTVGFYAPWGRNKDLLLNKIETYLCLEGWKKEQDEAARTGQQTRKCTGKSLIKLILLMIFHHPVVTQKHKERQNIRYIFIRFSAWEFAGSDQLWAGLVTTLCDGIENFFGLPPISVYRAVARKTKIIEACDPSLKDEWVSKKILFIPLWIATILVILVGIGVGALFIIYGFPFGDPTGDMLAAAEGVGATVVGISAAGILRIVIVTVRNTVVTQKVSVQQKMNRTDMSSQLGFMSDVKREVKIITRYLQLMEVYQRQKIRVVLEITNLDKCMPDKVVGVLNAMNILLSDPNAPFISILAVDPQIIVECVESSQLLKGMANNGYIFLNRIISLPFCVPRMDCDTKCFLMRHIIEGKRELIRDTEEEPPVEVAEAANEKDNLLRQRANYQNDFGVQDIPSRVACTGEPWQSNSSLTNKNPKTKALINEGFRYLFNDKMRDYINDNVVQIRRVVNTLTITIRLMVREVPRTQIKPHKVTEWVLLATQWPCRLSWILQCIEDEQQRRGLNEPDASGEFDLYSQTFLWDVFEKSLEELDAMKTSIQKLLELDGDPEVFHKLLKDNFTVADANCFLPFTVNLDQSIKRQMELIRGSTNLWESKKSNRLTMLTLLNMNIHEVCKEMGKLGFKEESLKLYQQRIKEHNLHGRALVYSDNNEIKDVLSMGLGDWTLFSVYFLGVLPSATTVPTAAPGFTKQEAQKLGADSKENMLKQSKISLCLSKENVC, encoded by the exons ATGGTGCGTCCAG GTTTCAGGACAAAGGATGATGTCTATTGTTTTTCCCTGGCCAAAGCTCTATACTACGTTGTTTCCCCTGTGACAGTGGGGTTTTATGCACCATGGGGTAGAAACAAAGACCTTCTACTCAACAAGATTGAGA CATACCTCTGTCTTGAAGGATGGAAGAAGGAACAAGATGAAGCTGCAAGGACTGGGCAGCAAACAAGAAAGTGCACAGGAAAAAGCCTGATCAAGCTCATCTTATTGATGATATTTCATCATCCTGTGGTCACACAAAAACACAAAGAACGACAGAATATTCGCTACATATTCATTCGTTTCAGTGCCTGGGAATTTGCAGGTAGTGACCAACTCTGGGCTGGGCTGGTTACCACCCTCTGTGATGGTATTGAGAATTTCTTTGGACTTCCTCCTATAAGTGTCTACCGAGCAGTAGccagaaaaacaaaaataattgagGCCTGCGATCCATCTCTCAAAGATGAATGGGTTAGTAAGAAGATCCTGTTCATTCCACTCTGGATTGCGACCATCCTAGTCATCTTGGTTGGAATTGGTGTTGGTGCATTGTTCATAATATATGGCTTTCCGTTTGGTGATCCAACAGGAGATATGTTGGCAGCTGCAGAAGGTGTTGGGGCAACTGTTGTGGGAATCTCAGCAGCTGGAATTTTAAGAATCGTTATTGTGACAGTTAGAAACACAGTTGTCACCCAAAAGGTgtcagtgcagcagaagatgAACAGGACAGACATGAGTTCTCAACTGGGCTTTATGAGTGATGTAAAGCGGGAAGTCAAAATCATCACTCGTTATCTCCAACTCATGGAGGTCTACCAAAGGCAAAAAATTAGAGTTGTCCTAGAGATAACAAACTTAGACAAATGCATGCCAGACAAAGTAGTGGGAGTATTAAATGCCATGAATATTCTCCTCTCTGATCCCAATGCCCCTTTTATTTCCATTTTGGCTGTGGATCCTCAAATCATCGTGGAATGTGTTGAAAGCTCACAGTTGTTGAAAGGCATGGCTAACAATGGTTATATATTTTTAAATCGCATTATATCTCTGCCTTTTTGTGTCCCAAGAATGGATTGTGATACCAAATGTTTTTTGATGAGACATATAATTGAAGGAAAGCGTGAATTGATCAGAGACACAGAGGAAGAGCCTCCAGTAGAAGTGGCAGAGGCTGCAAATGAGAAAGATAATCTGCTTAGACAACGGGCTAACTATCAAAATGACTTTGGAGTCCAAGATATTCCTTCAAGGGTTGCATGCACTGGAGAGCCATGGCAATCCAATAGCTCTCTCACAAATAAAAACCCAAAGACCAAAGCCTTAATAAACGAAGGCTTCAGATACCTATTTAATGATAAAATGAGAGACTATATCAATGATAATGTTGTCCAGATTAGAAGGGTAGTGAATACGCTAACCATAACAATCAGACTCATGGTGAGAGAAGTTCCAAGGACTCAGATCAAGCCTCATAAAGTAACAGAATGGGTGCTTCTGGCTACACAATGGCCCTGTCGCCTTAGTTGGATATTGCAATGCATTGAGGATGAACAACAAAGGAGAGGCCTCAATGAACCTGATGCATCAGGAGAATTTGACTTATATTCACAAACATTCCTTTGGGATGTTTTTGAGAAGTCTTTAGAAGAATTGGATGCTATGAAAACAAGTATCCAAAAACTTCTGGAGCTGGATGGGGATCCAGAGGTCTTCCACAAACTATTGAAGGATAACTTTACCGTAGCAGATGCAAATTGTTTCTTGCCATTCACTGTTAACTTAGACCAGTCCATTAAAAGACAGATGGAACTTATACGAGGCAGTACCAACCTGTGGGAGTCTAAAAAGAGTAACAGACTGACCATGCTTACCTTACTGAACATGAATATACATGAAGTCTGCAAAGAA ATGGGCAAACTGGGGTTCAAAGAAGAGAGTCTCAAGCTTTATCAACAGAGGATCAAGGAGCACAATCTGCATGGCAGGGCCCTGGTCTACAGCGACAACAATGAGATAAAAGACGTCTTGAGTATGGGCCTAGGAGACTGGACACTCTTCAGTGTCTACTTCTTAGGAGTTCTACCTTCAGCCACTACTGTCCCTACAGCAGCCCCTGGTTTTACCAAGCAAGAAGCACAAAAACTTGGTGCTGATTCCAAGGAGAACATGTTAAAACAGAGCAAAATATCACTTTGTCTTTCAAAGGAAAATGTTTGCTAA